The proteins below come from a single Oryzias latipes chromosome 14, ASM223467v1 genomic window:
- the LOC101173881 gene encoding moesin isoform X1, with protein sequence MPKTISVKVTTMDAELEFAIQPNTTGKQLFDQVVKTIGLREVWYFGLQYQDTKGFSTWLKLNKKVTAQDVRKESPMLFKFRAKFFPEDVSEELIQDATQRLFFLQVKEAILSDDIYCPPETAVLLASYAVQAKFADYNKEVHTTGYLNGEQLLPQRVLDQHKLNKEQWEERIQVWHEEHKGMIREDSMMEYLKIAQDLEMYGVNYFNIKNKKGTELWLGVDALGLNIYEQTDKMTPKIGFPWSEIRNISFNDKKFVIKPIDKKAPDFVFYAPRLRINKRILALCMGNHELYMRRRKPDTIEVQQMKAQAREDKNHKKMERALLENEKRKREVAEKEKEKIEKEKEELMERLRQIEEQTKKAQQELEEQTQRALELEQERKRAQVEAERLENDLKSAEEAKMALLQQSESQMKNQEHLATELADLTSKISLLEDAKKKKEEEAEEWQQKATLVQEDLEKTKEELKNKVMVAHVQEPLNAENEHDENDESSAEASAEFTGAVTYKDRSEEERMTEAEKNERLQKHLLALSSELANARDETKKTVNDMIHAENMKAGRDKYKTLRQIRSGNTKQRIDEFECM encoded by the exons ATGCCGAAAACA ATTAGTGTGAAAGTCACCACAATGGACGCTGAGCTGGAGTTTGCCATTCAGCCCAACACAACGGGGAAGCAGCTCTTTGACCAG GTTGTGAAGACCATTGGACTGCGAGAAGTTTGGTATTTTGGACTTCAGTACCAAGATACAAAGGGCTTCTCAACATGGCTAAAGCTCAATAAGAAG GTGACAGCTCAGGATGTGCGGAAGGAAAGCCCGATGCTGTTTAAGTTCCGAGCCAAGTTCTTCCCAGAGGATGTGTCAGAGGAGTTAATCCAGGATGCCACGCAGCGGCTTTTCTTCCTGCAGGTGAAGGAGGCGATCCTAAGTGACGACATCTACTGCCCCCCAGAGACGGCGGTGCTCCTCGCCTCTTACGCTGTGCAAGCTAAGTTCGCTGACTACAACAAAGAAGTCCACACGACGGGCTATCTGAACGGAGAGCAGCTGCTGCCTCAGAG AGTTCTGGATCAGCACAAACTTAACAAGGAGCAGTGGGAGGAAAGGATTCAAGTGTGGCATGAAGAGCACAAGGGCATGATTAG AGAGGACTCCATGATGGAATATCTGAAAATTGCTCAAGATCTGGAGATGTATGGAGTCAACTACTTCAACATCAAGAACAAGAAAGGAACTGAGCTGTGGCTTGGAGTGGACGCTTTGGGTCTGAACATTTATGAACAAACCGACAA AATGACGCCTAAAATTGGATTTCCCTGGAGTGAAATAAGAAATATTTCCTTCAACGACAAGAAGTTTGTTATCAAACCGATTGACAAAAAAGCTCCG GACTTTGTGTTCTACGCTCCCAGACTGCGGATCAACAAACGCATTTTGGCTCTGTGCATGGGCAACCATGAGCTCTACATGCGCCGCCGTAAACCAGACACCATCGAAGTTCAGCAGATGAAGGCTCAGGCCCGGGAAGACAAGAACCACAAAAAGATGGAGAG AGCTCTGTTAGagaatgaaaagagaaaaagagaggtTGCTGAAAAGGAGAAGGAGaagattgaaaaagaaaaggaagaactgATGGAGAGACTAAGACAAATTgaagagcagacaaagaaaGCCCAACAAG AGCTGGAGGAGCAGACTCAGAGAGCTctggagctggagcaggagagGAAACGGGCCCAGGTGGAGGCTGAACGTCTGGAAAATGATCTCAAGAGCGCAGAGGAAGCCAAAATGGCGCTGCTGCAGCAGTCAGAGAGTCAGATGAAGAACCAGGAACATCTG GCCACAGAGTTGGCTGATCTGACCTCAAAGATCTCCCTGCTGGAGgatgcaaagaagaaaaaagaagaagaggcgGAGGAGTGGCAGCAGAAG GCAACCCTTGTGCAAGAGGACCTGGAGAAGACCAAAGAAGAGCTTAAGAACAAGGTGATGGTCGCCCACGTGCAGGAACCCCTCAACGCAGAAAACGAACACGACGAGAACGACGAGAGCAGCGCCGAGGCCAGCGCCGAGTTCACAGGTGCTGTCACCTACAAGGACCGCAGCGAGGAGGAGCGAATGACCGAGGCAGAGAAGAACGAACGCTTGCAGAAACACCTACTG GCCTTGAGCTCAGAGTTGGCCAATGCTCGAGATGAGACCAAGAAAACGGTGAACGACATGATCCACGCAGAGAACATGAAAGCGGGACGCGACAAGTACAAGACCCTCCGACAGATCCGGTCAGGAAACACCAAACAGCGCATTGATGAGTTCGAATGCATGTGA
- the LOC101173881 gene encoding moesin isoform X2: protein MDAELEFAIQPNTTGKQLFDQVVKTIGLREVWYFGLQYQDTKGFSTWLKLNKKVTAQDVRKESPMLFKFRAKFFPEDVSEELIQDATQRLFFLQVKEAILSDDIYCPPETAVLLASYAVQAKFADYNKEVHTTGYLNGEQLLPQRVLDQHKLNKEQWEERIQVWHEEHKGMIREDSMMEYLKIAQDLEMYGVNYFNIKNKKGTELWLGVDALGLNIYEQTDKMTPKIGFPWSEIRNISFNDKKFVIKPIDKKAPDFVFYAPRLRINKRILALCMGNHELYMRRRKPDTIEVQQMKAQAREDKNHKKMERALLENEKRKREVAEKEKEKIEKEKEELMERLRQIEEQTKKAQQELEEQTQRALELEQERKRAQVEAERLENDLKSAEEAKMALLQQSESQMKNQEHLATELADLTSKISLLEDAKKKKEEEAEEWQQKATLVQEDLEKTKEELKNKVMVAHVQEPLNAENEHDENDESSAEASAEFTGAVTYKDRSEEERMTEAEKNERLQKHLLALSSELANARDETKKTVNDMIHAENMKAGRDKYKTLRQIRSGNTKQRIDEFECM, encoded by the exons ATGGACGCTGAGCTGGAGTTTGCCATTCAGCCCAACACAACGGGGAAGCAGCTCTTTGACCAG GTTGTGAAGACCATTGGACTGCGAGAAGTTTGGTATTTTGGACTTCAGTACCAAGATACAAAGGGCTTCTCAACATGGCTAAAGCTCAATAAGAAG GTGACAGCTCAGGATGTGCGGAAGGAAAGCCCGATGCTGTTTAAGTTCCGAGCCAAGTTCTTCCCAGAGGATGTGTCAGAGGAGTTAATCCAGGATGCCACGCAGCGGCTTTTCTTCCTGCAGGTGAAGGAGGCGATCCTAAGTGACGACATCTACTGCCCCCCAGAGACGGCGGTGCTCCTCGCCTCTTACGCTGTGCAAGCTAAGTTCGCTGACTACAACAAAGAAGTCCACACGACGGGCTATCTGAACGGAGAGCAGCTGCTGCCTCAGAG AGTTCTGGATCAGCACAAACTTAACAAGGAGCAGTGGGAGGAAAGGATTCAAGTGTGGCATGAAGAGCACAAGGGCATGATTAG AGAGGACTCCATGATGGAATATCTGAAAATTGCTCAAGATCTGGAGATGTATGGAGTCAACTACTTCAACATCAAGAACAAGAAAGGAACTGAGCTGTGGCTTGGAGTGGACGCTTTGGGTCTGAACATTTATGAACAAACCGACAA AATGACGCCTAAAATTGGATTTCCCTGGAGTGAAATAAGAAATATTTCCTTCAACGACAAGAAGTTTGTTATCAAACCGATTGACAAAAAAGCTCCG GACTTTGTGTTCTACGCTCCCAGACTGCGGATCAACAAACGCATTTTGGCTCTGTGCATGGGCAACCATGAGCTCTACATGCGCCGCCGTAAACCAGACACCATCGAAGTTCAGCAGATGAAGGCTCAGGCCCGGGAAGACAAGAACCACAAAAAGATGGAGAG AGCTCTGTTAGagaatgaaaagagaaaaagagaggtTGCTGAAAAGGAGAAGGAGaagattgaaaaagaaaaggaagaactgATGGAGAGACTAAGACAAATTgaagagcagacaaagaaaGCCCAACAAG AGCTGGAGGAGCAGACTCAGAGAGCTctggagctggagcaggagagGAAACGGGCCCAGGTGGAGGCTGAACGTCTGGAAAATGATCTCAAGAGCGCAGAGGAAGCCAAAATGGCGCTGCTGCAGCAGTCAGAGAGTCAGATGAAGAACCAGGAACATCTG GCCACAGAGTTGGCTGATCTGACCTCAAAGATCTCCCTGCTGGAGgatgcaaagaagaaaaaagaagaagaggcgGAGGAGTGGCAGCAGAAG GCAACCCTTGTGCAAGAGGACCTGGAGAAGACCAAAGAAGAGCTTAAGAACAAGGTGATGGTCGCCCACGTGCAGGAACCCCTCAACGCAGAAAACGAACACGACGAGAACGACGAGAGCAGCGCCGAGGCCAGCGCCGAGTTCACAGGTGCTGTCACCTACAAGGACCGCAGCGAGGAGGAGCGAATGACCGAGGCAGAGAAGAACGAACGCTTGCAGAAACACCTACTG GCCTTGAGCTCAGAGTTGGCCAATGCTCGAGATGAGACCAAGAAAACGGTGAACGACATGATCCACGCAGAGAACATGAAAGCGGGACGCGACAAGTACAAGACCCTCCGACAGATCCGGTCAGGAAACACCAAACAGCGCATTGATGAGTTCGAATGCATGTGA